CGTCGAAGAAAAACATTCAGTTCCCTCCCGTCCTCCCGGGATCGGCTCCATTGACCAGGGATCCATCTTTCATGCGCAGGATTCGCGATGCACGTTCGGCAATCCCCGAATCGTGGGTGACAACGATCAGTGTCATGCCCCGCCGGTTCATCGATTCGAGGAGTTCCATGATTTCTCCTGCGGAGTGGCTGTCCAGGTTCCCCGTCGGTTCATCCGCGAGGATCAGGGAAGGTTCCATGACCACAGCCCTGGCAATGGCAACCCGCTGACGTTCTCCCCCGGACAGCTGCTCGGATTTGTGGTGGAGACGATGGGATAAACCCACGGAAACTAAGGCTTTTGATGCCCGGTCCCTGCGCTCGGACCTTGGAATTCCGGCAAAGAGCATGGGCAGTTCGACGTTTCCCAGCGCGGTAAGGCGGGGCAAAAGGTGGAAAAACTGGAAGACAAACCCAATCTCATGCCTTCGTATCTGAGATCGTTCATCCTCCGAAAGGCCTCCGACCTCTTTTTCCCGAAAGAAATAGTTCCCGCTGGACGGGCGATCCAGACAGCCGATGATATGGAGAAGGGTCGATTTTCCCGACCCGGAAGGGCCGATAAGAGAAACATGCTCTCCCTGCTCAACGGAAAGTGTGACATCCTTTACCGCGTGAACATCTTCATCGCCGACGGTAAAGGTTCTCCAGAGATGGTCGAGATGAATCACGAAGATGGAGAGACGGTTACCCGGGCACCGGCCTTGATCGAGGTGCTGTCACGAGCTTCGACGACGCGGTCTCCCTGTTTCAGCCCGTCGATGACTTCGGTTTCCTGCCAGTTGGAAAGGCCGGTTTTGATCTTTTGTTCCCTGAGCCGATCCCCTTCGATCACGAGAACAACGTTGTCATCCGAGATTGCAGAGGTGGGAATCCGGAGCACGTCTTCCTTTCGATTCAATATGATTTCGACATCGGCAGAGGTGCCGGGAAGGATGTCGGCATTGGAAGCGTCATCAAATTCCGCTTCCACCTCTACGGTGCGATTCTGTTCCAGCTGATCCAGGACATAGGGGGCCACACGGACCACCGTACCCATAAACTTCTGTCCGCGCCGCGAATCCACCGTGAGATACGCCTTCTGTCCCACGGAAACGCGCTCGGAGTCCATCTCGTCAATCGGTGCACTGATGTAGACGGAAGAGGCATCCAGCAGATCGATCACGGCAGGAATGGGAACGCCGGGAGGAGATGGAGTGATCCACTCCCCGACTTCCGTGGAAAGATCGGCAATCACACCGTCAAAGGGTGCTCGTATTTCAGTCTGGTCGAGATAGGTCTGGGACAACTTTACTCGTGCTTCAGCCTGGGATATGGCTGCCGTGGCAGCGTCGCAGGCGGCCTTTGTGCGGTCCCGTTCCGTAGACAGAACATCCAGCTGCTGTTCCGTGGAAATGCCATCCTGTGCCAGGGATCGTCCCCTCTCCCATTCCTTGAATGCCAGATTGGCAGCCAGACACGCCTCCGTCTGCTGTGCCCGGGTCAATACCACATCCTCCTTTGCCAGGGCCAGCTCCGCCCGCTGAACCGAGTCGTCCAGTCTCAGCAGTAGTTCTCCTTTATGGACCGATTGGCCCTTCCGGAAGGGAATGGAGATTACCCGGCCTCCGATCTGTGGACTCAGGCTTGCTCGGGTTCTTACCTTCACTGTACCCGCCCTTGTATTGGTCACGGTCTCTTCGACGGTACCCAATTCGGCGGTCACCGCCCGGACCGGGATCTCCTTCGGGGCAAAAAAGAGGAGCTTCGCGCCATAGAGGATTCCGATACCAATGAGGACCCAGACAGCCCTCAGGATCCAACGTTTCATAACCTTCTCTCCAGCATGTTTTTTCCACTATACCATGATCCGTGGATCATTTCCGTGCCCGCTTGCGGGAATGGGGGTGTTTGTGTATCGTGGATGGGGAGGTATATCCATGACCCTCACTCGTCTCTGCCGCCTTTTCGGATCGCTTCTCCTGATTATCGGTTCCCTTTCCTGTTCGACGCTCTCCTCGCTCAACGGGCCCTACCCCGATCCGAACACTCCGGGAACGGTACCCCTGATCTTTGGAGCCGGTGTCCTTTCTACCGGTATGAACGAACGGGATTTCACCCTCTCACCCGACGGAAGAGAACTGTACTACACGATCATGCTCCCCGACCGGCACGGCGTTATCATGAAAATGGAGCGGATAAAACAGACCTGGCAAAAACCTGCCGTGGCAGCCTTTTCAGGAACATACAGCGATATTGAACCCTCGTTCTCCCCGGATGGGAACCGGTTGTACTTTGCCTCGAACCGACCCCTTCCCGGGGAAGAATCCCCTGCGGATTACAACATCTGGTACATGGATCGTGACGATTCCGACTGGTCCGCACCACGCCCGATGGGACCACCCGTTCAGGGAGAGGGCAATGAATTTTATCCATCGGTAACCCGTGATGGACTTCTCTGTGTCACGGCGGAATATGATTCGACGATTGGCGGAGAAGATATCTTTTTCTTCCATCTGGAGGGGGATAAAATTTCAGGCCCCCATAACCCCGGTACCGCTATTAACGGCGAGGGGCCTGAGTTTAACGCGGCCGTATCTCCTGATGGCTCCTTCGTTCTCTTTTCGTCGTACGGGCGAAAAGACGGCCTGGGAGGCGGAGATCTTTACGTATCGTTCCGCGGGGAAGACGGAATCTGGCGAGAAGCCATTCATTTTGATCCCCCGATCAATTCCACTTCTCTCGATTACTGCCCCTCCCTTACACCCGACGGAAAGTACCTGGTCTTTACAAGCCAGCGAAAAGCACCGGGGCCGAAATCCCCTCGAATCTCAGCCCTGTCCGATGTTACCGGTATCTACAGCCAGGCCGGAAACGGTCTGGGAGACCTCTACTGGGTTTCGAAGGCCGCGATCGATCAGAGGAACTCCCCTTGAATCCAGATCCGCTCTCTTCCATGACGGTTATCTGTTCCCGGTGCGGCCGGGAGGGATCCCTGGCTTCTGTCTCCTGGAAGTGTACATGCGGCGGTTGTGTCAACCTCTCGATACCGCTCTCTCAAGCCTCATTTTCGGTCGATCCGTCCTTGCCCGGGTTGTGGCGGTACAGGGAATTGCTGCCTCCCATTCCGGATGAGTGCATGGTCTCCCTTGGAGAGGGGTTTTCTCCCCTCGTGCCGGCTCATCTTGGGGGCTTCGATCTCCTG
This region of Thermoanaerobaculia bacterium genomic DNA includes:
- a CDS encoding ABC transporter ATP-binding protein, producing MIHLDHLWRTFTVGDEDVHAVKDVTLSVEQGEHVSLIGPSGSGKSTLLHIIGCLDRPSSGNYFFREKEVGGLSEDERSQIRRHEIGFVFQFFHLLPRLTALGNVELPMLFAGIPRSERRDRASKALVSVGLSHRLHHKSEQLSGGERQRVAIARAVVMEPSLILADEPTGNLDSHSAGEIMELLESMNRRGMTLIVVTHDSGIAERASRILRMKDGSLVNGADPGRTGGN
- a CDS encoding efflux RND transporter periplasmic adaptor subunit; this translates as MKRWILRAVWVLIGIGILYGAKLLFFAPKEIPVRAVTAELGTVEETVTNTRAGTVKVRTRASLSPQIGGRVISIPFRKGQSVHKGELLLRLDDSVQRAELALAKEDVVLTRAQQTEACLAANLAFKEWERGRSLAQDGISTEQQLDVLSTERDRTKAACDAATAAISQAEARVKLSQTYLDQTEIRAPFDGVIADLSTEVGEWITPSPPGVPIPAVIDLLDASSVYISAPIDEMDSERVSVGQKAYLTVDSRRGQKFMGTVVRVAPYVLDQLEQNRTVEVEAEFDDASNADILPGTSADVEIILNRKEDVLRIPTSAISDDNVVLVIEGDRLREQKIKTGLSNWQETEVIDGLKQGDRVVEARDSTSIKAGARVTVSPSS